Part of the Sphingomonas sp. Leaf357 genome, TCAGTTTCATGCTGGCATCTCCGTGAAATCCAGGCCGATATCGGCGGCGGGCGCGGACTGCGTCAAGCGGCCGACGCTGACATAGGTCACGCCGGTTTCCGCCAGCGCGCGGATCGTGTCCAGCCTTACGCCGCCCGACGCCTCGGTCGGCACGCGTCCGCCGACCAACGTCACCGCGCCGCGCAGCGTCGGCGCGTCCATATTGTCGAGCAGCAGGTGAGTCGCGCCCGCCGCCAAGGCCGGTTCGATCTGATCGACCCGGTCGACCTCGACGATGATGCTGGCGATCCCCGCCGCTTTCGCGCGCGCGACCGCCGCGCCGACTCCACCGGCGACCGCCACGTGATTGTCCTTGATCATCGCCGCATCCCACAGGCCCATGCGGTGATTGGTCGCACCGCCCATACTGGTCGCGTACTTCTCGAGTCGGCGAAGGCCCGGGATGGTCTTGCGCGTATCGAGCAGGGTCGCGCCGGTGCCGACGATCTTGTCGACGTAAGCGCGCGTCATCGTCGCGATACCGGACAGATGCTGCACCGTGTTGAGCGCCGAACGCTCGGCGGTCAGCATCGCCCGCGCGGAGCCTTCGAGGCGCATGAGATCGGTGCCGGCGGGCACGCGTTGCCCGTCCGCGACGAGCATTTCGATCCCGACCTCCGGATCGAGCGCGCGGAAGAACGCCTCGGCGATGCCCAGCCCGGCGACGACGATCGCATCGCGGCTGTCCATCACGCCGCTGA contains:
- the nadC gene encoding carboxylating nicotinate-nucleotide diphosphorylase; protein product: MSFELPGFDLDSFVRATLAEDLGEGGDITSAAVIPAEARFSGVMDSRDAIVVAGLGIAEAFFRALDPEVGIEMLVADGQRVPAGTDLMRLEGSARAMLTAERSALNTVQHLSGIATMTRAYVDKIVGTGATLLDTRKTIPGLRRLEKYATSMGGATNHRMGLWDAAMIKDNHVAVAGGVGAAVARAKAAGIASIIVEVDRVDQIEPALAAGATHLLLDNMDAPTLRGAVTLVGGRVPTEASGGVRLDTIRALAETGVTYVSVGRLTQSAPAADIGLDFTEMPA